Proteins from a genomic interval of Clostridium sp. M62/1:
- a CDS encoding electron transfer flavoprotein subunit beta/FixA family protein, with product MKIIVCIKQVPDTKGGVKFNPDGTLDRGAMLTIMNPDDKAGLEAALRLKDQYGAEVTVLTMGLPKAEEVLREAMAMGADKGILVTDRVLGGADTWATSQTIAGAIRNLEYDLIITGRQAIDGDTAQVGPQISEHLNIPVISYAQDIKIEGDSVIVERQYDDRYHVLKAQMPCLITALAELNEPRYMTPGGIFDAYKKEITVWGRNDLKDVEDSNLGLKGSPTQIARASDKVRKGAGEQVTLDPAAAADYIVEKLAAKHVI from the coding sequence GTGAAAATTATAGTTTGTATCAAACAGGTTCCAGATACTAAGGGCGGCGTTAAATTCAACCCGGACGGAACTCTCGACAGAGGAGCTATGCTCACAATCATGAACCCAGATGATAAGGCAGGCCTTGAGGCAGCCCTTCGTTTAAAGGATCAGTACGGCGCAGAGGTTACAGTTCTCACCATGGGACTTCCAAAGGCAGAGGAGGTTCTCCGCGAGGCTATGGCTATGGGCGCTGACAAGGGAATCCTGGTTACAGACCGCGTACTGGGCGGTGCCGATACATGGGCTACATCCCAGACAATCGCAGGTGCTATCAGAAACCTTGAGTATGATTTAATTATCACAGGCCGTCAGGCTATCGATGGAGATACAGCTCAGGTAGGTCCTCAGATCTCCGAGCACTTAAATATTCCGGTAATCAGCTACGCTCAGGATATCAAGATCGAGGGCGACAGCGTTATCGTTGAGCGTCAGTACGACGACAGATACCACGTATTAAAGGCTCAGATGCCATGCTTAATCACAGCTCTGGCAGAGTTAAACGAGCCGCGTTACATGACTCCAGGCGGAATCTTCGATGCTTATAAGAAGGAAATCACCGTATGGGGAAGAAATGACCTGAAGGATGTAGAGGACTCCAACTTAGGACTTAAGGGATCCCCGACACAGATCGCAAGAGCTTCCGATAAGGTTAGAAAGGGAGCAGGCGAGCAGGTTACTCTTGATCCGGCAGCAGCAGCTGACTACATTGTTGAGAAGCTGGCAGCAAAACATGTTATCTAA
- a CDS encoding electron transfer flavoprotein subunit alpha/FixB family protein codes for MNLEAYKGVFVFAQQVDNEISGIAFELIGKGKDLAKDLGTEVTAVLVGSDVKGLADELAEYGADKVIVVDDPELKEYRTEPYTHALASVINEFKPEIFLIGATAIGRDLGPRVCARIHTGLTADCTQLEIGDFPINPMPGKEQKHNQLLMTRPAFGGNTIATIACPDFRPQMATVRPGVMQKLPKQAGVKANVVEYNPGFTPNKNYVEILDVVKAVADTVDIMDAKILVSGGRGVGSPENFKLLDDLAEAIGGTVSCSRAVVDAGWKPKALQVGQTGKTVRPNVYFAIGISGAIQHVAGMEESDIIIAINKDETAPIFDVADYGIVGDLNKVVPLLTEKLKAAKAAQNA; via the coding sequence ATGAACTTAGAAGCATATAAGGGAGTATTCGTCTTTGCACAGCAGGTTGACAATGAGATCAGCGGCATCGCATTTGAGCTGATTGGCAAAGGAAAAGATTTAGCAAAAGATTTAGGAACAGAGGTTACAGCTGTTTTAGTAGGTTCTGACGTGAAGGGCCTTGCAGACGAGCTGGCTGAGTACGGCGCAGATAAGGTTATCGTTGTAGACGATCCGGAGTTAAAGGAGTACAGAACAGAGCCTTACACACACGCACTGGCATCCGTTATCAATGAGTTCAAGCCGGAGATCTTCTTAATCGGCGCTACAGCAATCGGCCGTGACTTAGGACCTCGTGTTTGCGCAAGAATCCATACAGGTCTGACAGCTGACTGTACACAGCTTGAGATTGGCGATTTCCCAATCAACCCAATGCCAGGCAAGGAGCAGAAGCACAACCAGTTATTAATGACTCGTCCTGCATTCGGCGGAAACACAATCGCAACTATCGCCTGCCCGGATTTCCGTCCTCAGATGGCTACAGTACGTCCAGGCGTTATGCAGAAGCTTCCAAAGCAGGCTGGCGTTAAGGCTAATGTAGTAGAGTACAACCCAGGCTTTACTCCAAACAAGAACTATGTTGAGATCCTCGACGTAGTAAAGGCAGTGGCTGATACAGTAGATATCATGGACGCAAAGATCCTGGTATCCGGCGGCCGCGGTGTTGGAAGCCCAGAGAACTTCAAGCTGCTTGACGATCTGGCAGAGGCAATCGGCGGAACAGTAAGCTGCTCCCGTGCCGTTGTAGATGCAGGCTGGAAGCCAAAGGCATTACAGGTAGGTCAGACAGGTAAGACTGTTCGTCCGAACGTTTACTTCGCAATCGGTATCTCCGGTGCTATTCAGCACGTAGCTGGTATGGAGGAGTCTGACATCATCATCGCCATCAACAAGGACGAGACAGCTCCGATCTTCGACGTAGCTGACTACGGCATTGTAGGCGACCTGAACAAGGTAGTTCCGTTATTAACAGAGAAGCTGAAAGCTGCAAAGGCTGCTCAGAACGCTTAA
- the ymfI gene encoding elongation factor P 5-aminopentanone reductase: MARKTVLVTGASRGIGKAIAVKFAKKGYNVVISCVRREEQLLQTKKEIESFQVSCLSYLGDMGVAENCAELFKKIRKQFGGLDVLVNNAGISYIGLLQDMKPEDWELILRTNLTSVFNCCKLAIPMMLEKKQGKIINISSVWGVCGASCEAAYSATKGGVNALTKALAKELAPSNIQVNAIACGAIDTEMNHFLDDEELIGLIEEIPAGRLGRAEEVADLAYHLGYKENYLTGQIIGLDGGWV, from the coding sequence ATGGCAAGAAAAACAGTACTCGTCACCGGAGCTTCCCGGGGAATCGGGAAAGCTATCGCTGTAAAATTTGCAAAAAAAGGCTACAATGTGGTAATCAGCTGTGTCAGACGTGAGGAACAGCTCCTTCAGACCAAAAAAGAGATCGAGAGTTTTCAGGTATCCTGTCTCTCCTACCTGGGCGATATGGGAGTTGCGGAAAACTGCGCAGAGTTGTTTAAAAAAATCCGCAAGCAGTTTGGCGGCCTCGATGTCCTGGTCAACAATGCCGGCATTTCCTACATCGGACTTCTCCAGGATATGAAACCCGAGGACTGGGAACTGATTCTGAGAACCAATCTCACCTCCGTCTTTAACTGCTGCAAACTGGCCATTCCCATGATGCTTGAAAAAAAGCAGGGAAAGATCATAAACATCTCCTCTGTCTGGGGCGTATGCGGAGCCTCCTGCGAGGCTGCCTACTCTGCCACAAAGGGCGGAGTCAACGCCCTTACTAAAGCTCTGGCAAAAGAGCTGGCCCCCAGCAACATCCAGGTCAACGCCATCGCCTGCGGCGCCATCGACACCGAGATGAATCACTTCCTCGACGATGAGGAACTGATTGGCCTGATCGAGGAAATCCCCGCCGGAAGACTGGGCCGCGCCGAGGAGGTGGCCGATTTAGCCTACCATCTGGGATATAAAGAAAACTATCTGACCGGACAGATTATCGGACTGGACGGAGGATGGGTGTAA
- the trxB gene encoding thioredoxin-disulfide reductase produces the protein MEKIYDLIIVGSGPAGLAAAIYAKRAELDTLVVEREMMSGGQILNTYEVDNYPGLPGSSGFDLGMKFREHADRLGASFAEDRIEKLELSGEIKTVVCEKESYRAKTVILATGAHHRKLGVPGEEELSGAGVSYCATCDGAFFRDKTVAVIGGGDVALEDAIFLSRICSKVYLIHRRDELRGAKTLQSRIFESEKIETVWDTVVDAIEGENRVEQIAVSNKKTGEKKKIAVDGVFIAVGIEPESAPFKGTLEMDKQGYIIAGEDGVTSVPGVFAAGDVRTKQLRQVITAAADGANCVTSAERYLAER, from the coding sequence ATGGAAAAGATATATGATTTGATTATTGTCGGCTCCGGGCCGGCGGGGCTCGCGGCGGCGATATATGCAAAGCGGGCAGAGCTTGACACTCTGGTAGTTGAGAGAGAGATGATGAGCGGGGGACAGATCCTCAATACGTACGAGGTTGACAATTATCCCGGGCTTCCTGGAAGCTCCGGCTTTGATCTGGGGATGAAGTTCCGGGAGCACGCAGACCGTCTGGGAGCTTCCTTTGCAGAGGACAGGATAGAGAAGCTTGAACTTTCCGGTGAGATTAAGACGGTTGTCTGTGAAAAAGAGAGTTACCGTGCGAAAACAGTGATTCTGGCTACAGGGGCCCATCACAGAAAGCTGGGAGTGCCGGGGGAGGAAGAACTCTCCGGAGCCGGCGTTTCCTACTGCGCTACCTGCGACGGGGCATTTTTCAGAGACAAGACTGTGGCAGTGATCGGGGGAGGAGATGTAGCTCTGGAGGACGCGATTTTTCTGTCCAGGATATGCAGCAAGGTATATCTGATTCACCGCAGAGATGAGCTGCGGGGAGCCAAGACGCTTCAGAGCCGCATATTTGAGTCTGAAAAGATTGAGACAGTCTGGGATACGGTGGTGGATGCCATCGAGGGTGAAAACCGCGTGGAGCAGATTGCCGTGTCCAATAAGAAGACGGGTGAAAAGAAAAAAATTGCCGTGGACGGAGTGTTCATTGCCGTAGGCATCGAGCCGGAAAGCGCGCCCTTTAAAGGCACTCTGGAAATGGATAAGCAGGGATATATCATCGCAGGGGAGGATGGCGTAACTTCAGTTCCGGGCGTGTTTGCAGCCGGAGATGTGCGCACGAAGCAGCTGCGCCAGGTGATCACAGCGGCAGCGGACGGGGCCAACTGTGTCACCAGCGCGGAGAGGTATCTGGCAGAGAGATAG